A stretch of the Paenibacillus dendritiformis genome encodes the following:
- a CDS encoding transposase: protein MGKHFSKEKRLQIVKEAMAGIKVGTLARMYGVHPETVRVWVRDHRDEISQEEIPAADEHLQELRRLQEVEAKFEQAKKLLGEKELEIEILREVVKKKNPAYLKDLK, encoded by the coding sequence ATGGGAAAGCACTTTAGCAAGGAAAAACGCCTGCAAATTGTAAAGGAAGCAATGGCCGGCATTAAGGTGGGAACACTTGCCCGAATGTACGGTGTCCATCCGGAGACGGTACGTGTTTGGGTTAGAGACCACCGTGACGAAATTAGCCAAGAGGAGATACCCGCAGCAGACGAGCATCTGCAAGAACTCCGTCGACTTCAAGAGGTAGAGGCAAAGTTCGAGCAGGCAAAAAAGCTCCTGGGTGAAAAAGAGCTTGAGATCGAGATCCTGCGAGAAGTCGTAAAAAAGAAGAACCCCGCTTATCTGAAAGACTTGAAATAG
- a CDS encoding IS3 family transposase has protein sequence MKVRESTYYGRKKREASSTEEQASCALKGRPVPGFSSTNTGRKVSDEQIKEWMLELLEGEEHIYGYKNLALCLRKQRGLILNKKKAYRICKELGILQKQRKKTSKHPRRVPRNRTVTGVNQLWQIDIKYGYVIGRQRFFFVLSIIDVFDRVVVGQYRGSVCEAKHVVQTLCRALQERLNPGDELPTVRTDNGPQFVSKLFGDTCESLEIVHERIPPRSPNMNAYIESFHSLLERDLFSLTEFMTFEEAYEALDRYMDFYNNRRMHGSLKSMSPSEYSKWVMTLEDRSKYHRAV, from the coding sequence CTGAAAGTTCGCGAATCGACGTACTATGGCCGGAAGAAACGAGAGGCATCCAGTACCGAAGAACAGGCTTCATGCGCTCTAAAAGGGCGTCCTGTGCCTGGATTTTCCTCTACGAACACGGGCCGGAAAGTTTCAGATGAACAGATTAAAGAATGGATGCTCGAACTCCTGGAAGGAGAAGAGCACATTTATGGGTATAAGAATTTGGCGCTGTGCCTCCGCAAACAACGTGGATTGATTCTAAACAAGAAAAAGGCGTACCGCATTTGCAAAGAGTTAGGAATTCTTCAGAAACAACGGAAGAAAACAAGCAAACATCCTCGAAGAGTACCGAGAAACCGGACGGTAACCGGGGTGAACCAGCTATGGCAAATTGATATTAAATATGGGTACGTGATTGGTCGCCAGCGTTTCTTTTTCGTGCTCAGTATCATCGATGTATTTGACCGCGTCGTCGTCGGACAATACCGGGGTTCCGTGTGTGAGGCCAAGCACGTCGTACAGACACTATGCCGGGCGCTACAAGAACGCCTGAATCCCGGCGATGAGTTGCCCACCGTCCGCACCGACAACGGGCCTCAGTTTGTCAGCAAGTTGTTTGGTGATACGTGCGAGAGTCTGGAGATCGTCCATGAACGCATCCCGCCACGCAGTCCGAATATGAACGCCTACATTGAGTCATTTCATAGCTTACTCGAACGTGATCTGTTCAGCCTGACGGAATTTATGACATTTGAAGAGGCCTATGAAGCACTTGATCGTTACATGGATTTCTACAACAACCGCAGAATGCATGGTAGCCTAAAGAGCATGTCACCATCGGAATACTCAAAGTGGGTCATGACGCTGGAGGACCGATCAAAATATCATCGGGCCGTGTAA
- a CDS encoding ABC transporter ATP-binding protein, whose product MSRDNRPKAGGHRGPMGGPPMGMPMEKAKDFKGTLKRLVGYLKPRKYQLIAVLAMAILSTVFTILGPKIMGEATTSLFESLMGRTAIDFAFIWNILLKLMGLYVVSALFSYFQQFLMAGVAQNIVYEMRKQVNDKLNRLPLKYFDARTHGEILSRVTNDVDNISSTLQQSLTQLITSIVTLVGVVVMMLTISPLMTLICLLTLPLSFVVTIVIAKRSQKHFKGQQTSLGELNGHVEEMYTGHKIIKAFGREEKSVAAFDGINEKLYESGFRAQFISGLIMPLMNFIGNIGYVLICVVGGVLVTQRSIQIGDIQAFIQYARQFTQPIAQTANIANIIQSTVASAERVFEVLDEAEEVPEASPAKTIAHPAGQVRFNHVRFGYKEDAVLIDDMNIDVKPGQMVAIVGPTGAGKTTLINLLMRFYEINDGAITIDGVNITAMERGNLRSLFGMVLQDTWLFNGTIRDNIAYGRLGATEEEIVQAAQAAHADHFIRTLPDGYDTVLNEEASNISQGQKQLLTIARAILADPAILILDEATSSVDTRTELYIQKAMQELMKNRTSFVIAHRLSTIRDADLILVMNQGSVIEQGTHEELLQQGGFYADLYNSQFTGRLVDVG is encoded by the coding sequence ATGAGCAGAGATAATCGGCCAAAAGCGGGCGGACACAGGGGCCCGATGGGCGGGCCGCCGATGGGGATGCCCATGGAAAAAGCGAAGGACTTCAAGGGCACGCTGAAGCGGCTCGTCGGCTATTTGAAGCCGCGGAAATATCAGCTGATCGCGGTCCTGGCGATGGCGATACTCAGTACCGTCTTCACGATTCTCGGCCCGAAGATTATGGGGGAGGCCACCACCTCGCTGTTCGAGAGCTTGATGGGAAGAACCGCTATTGATTTTGCTTTTATTTGGAATATTCTGCTTAAATTAATGGGATTGTATGTCGTTAGCGCGCTGTTCAGCTATTTTCAGCAATTTTTGATGGCCGGCGTGGCGCAAAATATTGTGTACGAGATGCGCAAGCAGGTCAATGACAAGCTGAACCGGCTGCCGCTGAAATACTTCGACGCGCGGACGCATGGCGAGATTTTAAGCCGGGTGACCAATGATGTCGATAACATCAGCAGCACGCTGCAGCAGAGCTTGACGCAGTTGATTACCTCGATCGTGACCTTGGTCGGCGTCGTGGTGATGATGCTTACCATCAGCCCGCTCATGACGCTGATCTGCCTGCTGACGCTGCCGCTCAGCTTCGTCGTCACGATCGTGATCGCGAAGCGGTCGCAGAAGCACTTCAAGGGGCAGCAGACGTCCCTTGGGGAATTGAACGGCCATGTCGAGGAAATGTATACCGGCCATAAAATCATCAAAGCCTTCGGGCGTGAGGAAAAATCGGTGGCCGCGTTCGACGGCATCAATGAAAAGCTGTATGAATCCGGCTTCCGGGCGCAATTCATCTCCGGGTTGATCATGCCGCTCATGAACTTCATCGGCAACATCGGCTATGTGCTCATTTGCGTGGTCGGTGGCGTGCTGGTTACCCAGCGCTCCATCCAGATTGGCGATATTCAGGCATTCATCCAATATGCGCGGCAGTTCACCCAGCCGATTGCGCAGACCGCCAATATTGCCAATATCATTCAGTCTACCGTCGCCTCGGCGGAACGGGTATTTGAAGTGCTGGATGAAGCTGAGGAAGTGCCGGAGGCGTCTCCGGCGAAGACGATTGCTCATCCGGCGGGCCAAGTCCGCTTCAATCACGTCCGCTTCGGCTACAAGGAAGATGCAGTGCTGATCGACGATATGAACATCGACGTCAAGCCGGGACAGATGGTCGCCATCGTCGGGCCGACCGGGGCCGGCAAGACGACGCTGATCAACCTGCTGATGCGCTTCTATGAGATTAACGACGGAGCGATCACGATCGACGGCGTCAACATTACCGCCATGGAGCGCGGCAATCTGCGCAGCCTGTTCGGCATGGTGCTGCAGGACACGTGGCTGTTCAACGGCACGATCCGCGACAATATCGCTTACGGACGCCTGGGCGCGACGGAAGAAGAGATCGTGCAGGCGGCCCAGGCCGCGCATGCGGATCACTTCATCCGCACGCTGCCGGATGGATACGATACGGTGCTGAACGAGGAAGCATCGAATATTTCGCAGGGCCAGAAGCAGCTGCTGACGATTGCCCGCGCCATTCTGGCCGATCCGGCGATTCTGATTCTGGACGAAGCGACGAGCAGCGTCGATACGCGGACGGAGCTGTACATCCAGAAGGCTATGCAGGAGCTGATGAAGAACCGCACCAGCTTCGTTATTGCCCACCGGTTGTCTACCATTCGGGATGCCGATCTGATTCTCGTCATGAATCAGGGCTCCGTGATCGAGCAGGGCACGCATGAGGAACTGCTGCAGCAGGGCGGCTTCTATGCGGATCTGTACAACAGCCAATTTACCGGTCGATTGGTCGATGTCGGGTAA
- a CDS encoding ABC transporter ATP-binding protein, which yields MMKLFRFLKPFRLPVAFVLGLVFFQSLAELYLPTLMSDIVDIGIMNGDTAYIWKMGGWMLLVAAGGTLCAIAGSYLSAKVASGFGRNLRRRLFTHVENFSLQEFDKIGTASLITRTTNDITQVQQVLVMILRMMISAPMMCIGGIIMAVSKDAKLTLVLAVVIPVLALAIFAVAGKGIPLFKAMQKKLDKLNLVLRENLTGIRVIRSFNRINHEKTRFNEANADLTGTALKVNRIMSSMMPIMMITLNFSTIAIIWFGSIRIDNGSMQVGSLMAFIQYAMQIMFSVIMVSIIFVMIPRASASAARINEVLSMEPEIHDPAEPKRASAARQAHIQFDNVTFSYPGAEMPALSNISFETGPGEMTAIIGGTGAGKSTLISLIPRFYDIDSGSIRVNGVDVREWKQEELREKIGLVPQKAVLFTGTVADNIRYGKEDATGEEVKHAAEIAQAMEFISHMPEGFDAPIAQGGTNVSGGQKQRLSIARALVRRPEIYIFDDSFSALDFKTDAKLRAALRPETRDAAVLLVAQRVSTVMDADRIIVLDEGKIAGIGTHRELMETCPVYLEIVSSQLSEEEIA from the coding sequence ATGATGAAATTATTCCGCTTCCTGAAGCCGTTCCGGCTTCCGGTGGCCTTCGTGCTGGGGCTGGTCTTCTTCCAGTCGCTGGCCGAGCTGTATCTGCCGACGCTGATGTCGGATATCGTCGATATCGGCATTATGAACGGGGATACGGCTTATATTTGGAAAATGGGCGGGTGGATGCTCCTGGTCGCCGCAGGCGGGACGTTATGCGCCATCGCGGGCAGCTACCTGTCCGCGAAGGTGGCGTCCGGCTTCGGCCGCAATCTGCGGCGGCGCTTGTTCACCCATGTGGAGAACTTCTCGCTTCAGGAGTTCGACAAGATTGGGACGGCATCCCTGATTACGCGGACGACCAATGATATTACCCAGGTTCAGCAGGTGCTGGTCATGATCCTCCGGATGATGATCAGCGCGCCGATGATGTGTATCGGCGGCATTATTATGGCGGTGTCGAAGGATGCGAAGCTGACGCTCGTGCTGGCGGTCGTCATTCCGGTGCTGGCCTTGGCGATTTTTGCCGTAGCCGGCAAAGGGATTCCGCTCTTCAAGGCGATGCAGAAAAAGCTGGATAAGCTGAACCTTGTCCTGCGCGAAAATCTGACCGGAATCCGGGTCATTCGTTCCTTCAACCGGATTAACCATGAGAAGACACGGTTCAACGAAGCGAATGCCGACTTGACCGGCACGGCCTTGAAGGTGAACCGCATTATGTCGTCGATGATGCCGATCATGATGATCACCCTGAATTTCTCGACGATCGCGATCATCTGGTTCGGAAGCATTCGGATCGACAACGGCAGCATGCAGGTCGGCTCCTTGATGGCCTTTATTCAATATGCGATGCAAATCATGTTCTCTGTCATTATGGTTTCCATTATTTTTGTGATGATTCCAAGAGCATCCGCGTCTGCGGCCCGGATTAACGAAGTGCTCAGCATGGAGCCGGAGATTCACGATCCTGCAGAGCCGAAACGGGCATCGGCCGCCAGACAGGCCCATATACAATTCGACAATGTCACCTTCAGTTACCCGGGGGCAGAGATGCCGGCCCTGTCGAATATCTCGTTCGAGACCGGTCCGGGAGAGATGACCGCGATTATTGGCGGAACCGGGGCTGGCAAGTCGACGCTAATCAGCTTGATACCGCGCTTCTACGATATCGACAGCGGCAGTATCCGGGTGAATGGCGTTGACGTCCGGGAGTGGAAGCAGGAGGAGCTGCGGGAGAAGATCGGACTCGTGCCGCAGAAGGCCGTGCTGTTCACGGGAACGGTGGCGGACAATATCCGCTATGGCAAGGAGGATGCGACCGGCGAAGAGGTTAAGCATGCAGCCGAGATTGCCCAGGCGATGGAATTCATCTCTCATATGCCGGAAGGCTTCGACGCTCCGATCGCACAGGGCGGAACGAACGTATCCGGCGGGCAGAAGCAGCGCCTGTCGATTGCTCGGGCCTTGGTGCGGCGTCCGGAAATATATATCTTCGACGACAGCTTCTCGGCGCTTGATTTCAAGACCGATGCGAAGCTGCGCGCGGCGCTCCGGCCGGAGACCCGGGATGCGGCCGTTCTGCTGGTCGCCCAGCGGGTCAGCACCGTGATGGATGCCGATCGAATCATTGTGCTGGATGAAGGGAAGATCGCGGGAATAGGCACGCATCGCGAATTAATGGAGACGTGTCCGGTGTACCTCGAGATTGTATCCTCCCAGCTGTCAGAGGAGGAGATCGCATGA
- a CDS encoding MarR family winged helix-turn-helix transcriptional regulator codes for MHEEGTITERLMRAFKLFNKAEWHRRSIEGHKPSELHVMMVLMRTMKREKQGLMVSEISNMLHVTSPTITQLIKGMESKGLVTRNADPEDRRVIRIALTDKGIAVTKKAKAVMTEYFHGLIEHLGEEDSEKLAGLLTKVYTYFQDNPPIPWREIEKRTSGDDHE; via the coding sequence ATGCATGAGGAGGGAACGATAACCGAGCGGCTGATGAGGGCCTTCAAGCTGTTCAACAAGGCGGAATGGCATCGCCGTTCGATTGAAGGACATAAGCCGAGCGAGCTGCATGTCATGATGGTTCTCATGCGTACGATGAAGCGGGAGAAGCAAGGGCTGATGGTGTCCGAGATCAGCAACATGCTGCATGTCACTTCACCGACGATTACGCAATTAATCAAGGGCATGGAGAGCAAGGGGCTTGTCACCCGGAACGCCGATCCCGAGGATCGGCGGGTCATACGGATTGCGCTGACCGACAAAGGCATCGCGGTAACGAAAAAAGCGAAAGCCGTCATGACGGAATATTTCCACGGGCTGATTGAGCACCTGGGCGAGGAGGACAGCGAGAAGCTGGCCGGGCTGCTCACCAAGGTGTACACGTATTTTCAAGACAATCCTCCAATTCCTTGGAGGGAGATAGAGAAGCGCACGAGTGGAGATGATCATGAATGA
- a CDS encoding AI-2E family transporter — translation MFRDRKTLYYLGLFTAGLLLYKLVDNIGGVLHFFSMLMSLMTPFFIAFFIAYLLRPLVNALEAKLFSRQRLRRLYSILIVYTLFLGLIFIGITVITPRIIESVSTLLAGLPQYIAGTEQWLRGHILEQEWFAKSGIDAKLGEFLSSASSQISEFVRLILNNLLSGLLSITTTLLNLVIGFIVSIYLLKDKEVIGRGAQKILVALLGQGRAASVVDFVKRIDTTFSQYFVGVILDAMIIGSIVFLGLLVLQSPFALLAALVVAVTNVIPYFGPFIGMLFVGLITLLVSPVQALWNVLFIFIIQQLDGYYIGPKVIGNKVGIGPLWIIFAIIIGGGFFGLIGMFVAVPVVAVIKTAFDSYIERRLSSK, via the coding sequence ATGTTCAGGGATCGCAAAACATTATACTATTTGGGCCTGTTCACCGCAGGGCTGTTGCTGTACAAGCTGGTGGACAATATTGGGGGCGTCCTGCATTTTTTCTCCATGCTGATGTCCTTGATGACGCCTTTTTTCATTGCGTTTTTTATCGCTTATTTGCTCCGGCCGCTAGTCAACGCGCTGGAAGCGAAGCTGTTCTCCCGGCAGCGTCTGCGCAGGCTGTACAGCATTCTTATCGTTTATACACTGTTCCTCGGACTCATCTTTATCGGAATCACGGTCATCACCCCAAGAATTATTGAGAGCGTCAGCACGCTTCTCGCGGGTTTGCCCCAGTATATCGCAGGGACGGAGCAGTGGCTGCGGGGCCATATTCTGGAGCAGGAATGGTTCGCCAAATCCGGAATCGACGCCAAGCTGGGGGAGTTCCTCTCGTCTGCTTCCAGCCAGATCAGCGAGTTCGTTCGGCTCATTCTCAACAATTTGTTGTCCGGCCTGCTGTCGATAACGACGACGCTGCTGAATCTGGTCATCGGCTTCATCGTCTCGATTTATCTGTTGAAAGACAAGGAGGTCATCGGCCGCGGCGCGCAAAAGATTCTGGTTGCCCTGTTGGGACAGGGACGGGCGGCATCGGTAGTTGACTTCGTGAAACGCATTGACACGACATTTTCCCAATATTTTGTCGGGGTCATTTTAGATGCGATGATTATCGGCTCGATCGTGTTTCTAGGACTGCTTGTTCTGCAATCGCCCTTCGCGCTGCTGGCCGCTCTCGTCGTAGCTGTCACGAATGTCATTCCTTATTTCGGCCCGTTCATCGGCATGTTGTTCGTCGGCTTGATTACCCTGCTCGTATCTCCGGTACAGGCGCTGTGGAATGTGCTCTTTATCTTCATTATCCAACAGTTGGACGGCTATTATATCGGCCCGAAGGTTATCGGGAACAAGGTGGGCATCGGCCCGTTGTGGATTATTTTCGCGATTATTATCGGGGGCGGCTTCTTCGGGCTCATCGGGATGTTCGTCGCGGTGCCTGTGGTGGCGGTGATCAAGACCGCGTTCGATTCCTATATCGAGCGCCGCTTGTCTTCGAAATAA
- a CDS encoding DUF1836 domain-containing protein encodes MEDATLKEHIEALYRGIAAMPDIEPAEIPKLDLYMDQVITLFESVLEPTKRHPEDKLLTKTMINNYTKDKLLLPAKNKKYSPEHIIQMALIYHLKQSLSIGDIKTLFQGTLHREDVDGWKVYERFLRLKEEQAPQLEQAVAAQTEAVEAAGESQALTLLAVLTFIHQANTYKRLAEKLIDNLEQRMAKDRDKDKEKGKKPSS; translated from the coding sequence ATGGAAGACGCAACCTTGAAGGAACATATCGAAGCCCTGTACCGGGGCATCGCGGCGATGCCGGATATCGAGCCGGCGGAAATCCCGAAGCTCGATCTGTATATGGATCAGGTCATCACATTGTTCGAAAGCGTGCTGGAGCCGACGAAACGGCATCCCGAGGACAAGCTGCTGACGAAGACGATGATCAATAATTACACCAAGGACAAGCTGCTGCTTCCGGCGAAGAATAAGAAATATTCTCCCGAGCATATCATTCAGATGGCCCTGATCTATCATTTGAAGCAGTCGTTGTCGATCGGCGACATCAAGACGCTGTTCCAGGGCACGCTTCATCGGGAGGATGTGGACGGATGGAAGGTGTACGAGCGGTTCCTCCGTCTGAAGGAGGAGCAGGCTCCTCAACTGGAGCAGGCCGTCGCGGCCCAGACCGAAGCGGTGGAAGCGGCCGGGGAGAGCCAGGCCCTCACGCTGCTGGCCGTCTTAACCTTTATTCATCAGGCGAATACGTATAAGCGTCTGGCCGAGAAACTGATTGACAATCTGGAGCAGCGCATGGCGAAGGACAGGGATAAAGACAAGGAGAAGGGCAAAAAGCCTTCCTCCTGA
- a CDS encoding SGNH/GDSL hydrolase family protein → MEKPCNIVLYGDSIAKGIVYDEEKGRYAKLADSFGQLVQRRLNGIVTNAGRFGCLVTKGAEKLKQDVLSRRPDIVLLEFGGNDCDFDWDKIARQPGDLHEPNTDLERYTQTLKDMIRTLKDHGIVPVLMSLPPLDAERYFRWVSKNDDSAAANILAWLGSVSRIYWWHERYNAAIIRVAEEMNTRWIDVRGAFLRAFDYRNYLCADGIHPNEQGHQVIAQELMSYLESRYRHLLKC, encoded by the coding sequence ATGGAAAAGCCATGCAATATCGTCTTGTACGGCGATTCGATTGCGAAGGGGATCGTGTACGATGAAGAGAAAGGCCGATACGCCAAGCTGGCCGACAGCTTCGGGCAGCTCGTTCAGCGCCGCCTGAACGGGATCGTGACGAACGCGGGTCGCTTCGGCTGCCTCGTTACGAAGGGAGCCGAGAAGCTGAAGCAGGATGTCCTGAGCCGGCGCCCGGATATCGTGCTGCTTGAATTCGGGGGCAATGATTGTGACTTCGATTGGGACAAAATCGCCCGGCAGCCCGGGGATCTGCATGAGCCGAACACGGATCTGGAGCGCTACACGCAGACGTTGAAGGACATGATCCGCACCTTGAAGGACCACGGGATCGTTCCGGTGCTGATGTCCCTGCCGCCGCTGGATGCGGAGCGGTATTTCCGGTGGGTCAGCAAGAACGACGACTCCGCCGCCGCGAACATCCTTGCCTGGTTGGGCAGCGTCAGCCGGATTTATTGGTGGCATGAACGCTACAATGCCGCCATCATCCGGGTTGCAGAGGAGATGAATACGCGCTGGATCGATGTGAGAGGCGCGTTCCTGCGGGCATTCGATTACCGGAATTATCTGTGCGCCGACGGGATACACCCGAACGAGCAGGGCCACCAGGTTATCGCACAGGAGCTGATGAGCTATTTGGAGAGCCGTTACCGTCATTTGTTGAAATGCTAA
- a CDS encoding ATP-dependent DNA helicase: protein MTYTIQLSVRSLVEHVFLSGSIDSGFRAASSMTDGTKAHQRVQESYGETDQKEVYLQADIRYGDLSFKIDGRCDGLLRSGEETIDEIKSVSGDIALITEDAYPVHWAQACCYAYMYAKEHGCDRMAVQLTYVHVRTEEAKRFKRVLTFAELEAFVLDVIGRYAPYAAMRRDHEQRRQESIRELPFPFDTYRAGQRKLAGAVYTSIAQGSGLFAMAPTGIGKTMSTLYPAVKAMGEGLIRRILYITAKTTTRAAAEDACARLASKGLCMQSVTLTAKDKICFQEETRCQPDYCEYADGYYDRINGAIMDILSHETQMTRPVIEEYARKHRVCPFEFSLDLAYAADAVICDYNYVFDPRVSMKRWAEEQKKETALLIDEAHNLVDRARDMYSAGLVKSAFLQLKREFKGVNRAIHDAAQAVNAYFIALRKRCADQGGLTDMELPEELLALLDGFIAQAEPVLLGGGGSPAHTMLLDAYFAASSFVRIAKLYDERFTAYAEVGRNEVRLKLFCLDPSFLLAQAGKRYRSIVRFSATLTPMSYYMDLLGGHREEDYTLSLPSPFDPAQWDVRLHPLSTRYRDRERTKLPIVQAIRRVVEERGGNYLVFFPSYPYLQEVYEAFMAEGSPVDTLVQEAGMTEEERERFLDAFQPNRSGTLVGFAVLGGVFSEGVDLQGDRLTGVIIVGVGLPQLGLERNIIRDYVNRTGKNGYNYAYVYPGMNKVLQAGGRLIRSERDTGTLVLIDDRFQQPPYRQLLPQEWMNYRLPGSDGPDIE, encoded by the coding sequence ATGACGTATACGATACAATTATCCGTGCGTTCGCTGGTGGAGCATGTGTTCTTGAGCGGCAGCATCGACAGCGGCTTCCGGGCCGCCAGCTCGATGACGGACGGGACGAAGGCTCATCAGCGGGTGCAGGAAAGCTACGGAGAGACGGACCAAAAGGAAGTGTATTTGCAGGCCGACATCCGGTACGGCGATCTAAGCTTCAAGATCGACGGCCGCTGCGACGGCCTGCTTCGGTCCGGCGAGGAAACGATAGACGAGATCAAGTCGGTATCGGGAGACATCGCCCTGATTACGGAGGATGCGTATCCTGTGCATTGGGCGCAGGCCTGCTGCTACGCCTATATGTATGCGAAGGAGCATGGCTGCGATCGGATGGCGGTGCAGTTGACCTATGTCCATGTCCGAACGGAAGAGGCGAAGCGGTTCAAGCGGGTGCTGACCTTCGCCGAGCTGGAGGCCTTCGTGCTGGACGTCATCGGACGGTATGCGCCGTACGCGGCGATGCGGCGGGACCACGAGCAGCGGCGGCAGGAGAGCATCCGGGAGCTGCCGTTCCCGTTCGACACGTACCGGGCAGGACAGAGGAAGCTGGCCGGCGCCGTATATACGTCGATTGCTCAGGGCAGCGGCCTGTTCGCCATGGCGCCGACCGGCATCGGCAAGACGATGTCGACCTTGTACCCTGCGGTCAAGGCGATGGGGGAAGGGCTGATCCGGCGGATTCTCTATATTACGGCCAAGACGACGACGCGCGCGGCTGCCGAGGATGCTTGCGCGCGGTTGGCGTCGAAGGGACTCTGCATGCAATCGGTTACGTTGACCGCCAAGGACAAGATCTGCTTCCAGGAGGAGACCCGCTGCCAGCCGGATTATTGCGAATATGCCGACGGCTATTATGACCGGATTAACGGGGCGATCATGGATATATTGTCCCATGAGACGCAGATGACCCGTCCGGTCATTGAGGAGTACGCCCGCAAGCACCGGGTATGCCCGTTTGAATTTTCGCTAGATCTTGCCTATGCGGCCGATGCGGTCATTTGCGATTATAATTATGTGTTCGATCCGCGCGTCTCGATGAAGCGGTGGGCGGAAGAACAGAAGAAGGAGACGGCGCTCCTGATCGATGAGGCGCATAATCTGGTCGACCGGGCGCGGGATATGTATTCGGCCGGGCTGGTCAAATCCGCGTTCCTGCAACTGAAGCGCGAGTTCAAGGGAGTGAATCGCGCGATCCACGACGCGGCTCAAGCGGTGAATGCCTATTTCATCGCCTTGCGGAAGCGGTGCGCGGATCAGGGCGGCCTGACGGACATGGAGCTCCCCGAAGAGCTGCTGGCGCTGCTGGACGGGTTCATCGCCCAAGCCGAACCGGTCCTGTTGGGCGGCGGCGGATCGCCGGCCCATACGATGCTGCTCGACGCCTATTTCGCTGCGTCAAGCTTCGTCCGCATCGCGAAGCTCTACGATGAGCGGTTCACGGCGTATGCCGAAGTCGGGCGGAATGAGGTCCGGCTGAAGCTGTTCTGTCTCGATCCGTCTTTCCTGCTCGCTCAGGCTGGCAAGCGGTATCGATCGATTGTGCGCTTCTCCGCGACCTTGACGCCGATGTCCTATTATATGGACCTGCTGGGCGGCCATCGGGAAGAGGATTACACGCTCTCTCTTCCTTCCCCGTTCGATCCGGCGCAGTGGGATGTGCGGCTGCACCCGCTCTCGACGCGGTACCGGGATCGGGAACGGACGAAGCTGCCGATCGTGCAGGCGATTCGGCGCGTGGTAGAGGAGCGGGGCGGCAATTATTTGGTGTTCTTCCCTTCGTATCCGTACTTGCAGGAGGTATACGAAGCCTTCATGGCGGAAGGCAGCCCGGTCGATACGCTGGTGCAGGAGGCGGGGATGACAGAAGAGGAGCGGGAGCGGTTCCTGGATGCTTTCCAGCCGAATCGGTCAGGCACGCTGGTCGGGTTCGCCGTGCTTGGCGGCGTCTTCTCGGAGGGGGTAGACCTGCAGGGAGACCGGCTGACGGGCGTCATCATCGTCGGCGTCGGCTTGCCCCAGCTTGGCCTGGAGCGGAACATTATTCGCGACTACGTCAACCGCACGGGGAAAAACGGATACAACTATGCCTATGTCTATCCCGGGATGAACAAGGTGCTTCAGGCCGGGGGCAGGCTGATCCGTTCGGAGCGCGACACCGGGACGCTCGTGCTGATCGACGACCGGTTCCAGCAGCCGCCTTACCGGCAACTGCTGCCGCAGGAGTGGATGAATTACCGGCTTCCCGGATCGGATGGGCCGGATATCGAATAA
- a CDS encoding TetR/AcrR family transcriptional regulator, with protein sequence MPRKSIDRSLIVQTAAEIADADGLSQVTLAEVAERLGIKSPSLYNHVQGLPGLRTGLAHYGLLQLRESLARAAVGKSGEAAIDAIGFAYVNFVRQHPGVYEATMSPPDFNDPDIQAASDSILELLLAVLGQYKYEQADAFHVVRGLRSLLHGFATLEMKQGFRMELERDESLKRMLHTYVRGLEAAGPGTK encoded by the coding sequence ATGCCAAGGAAATCCATTGATCGATCGTTAATTGTGCAGACCGCCGCAGAAATTGCGGATGCGGACGGCCTCAGCCAGGTGACGCTGGCTGAGGTTGCGGAGCGGCTCGGCATCAAGTCGCCCTCGCTGTACAACCATGTCCAGGGACTTCCGGGGCTGCGCACCGGTCTGGCGCATTACGGCCTGCTCCAGCTAAGAGAGTCGCTGGCGCGCGCGGCGGTCGGGAAGTCGGGCGAGGCGGCCATCGACGCGATCGGGTTCGCTTACGTTAACTTCGTCCGCCAGCATCCGGGAGTATACGAAGCGACGATGTCGCCGCCGGATTTCAATGACCCGGATATTCAAGCCGCATCCGACTCGATATTGGAGCTGCTGCTCGCTGTGCTTGGCCAATACAAGTACGAGCAGGCCGACGCCTTCCATGTCGTGCGCGGTCTGCGCAGCCTGCTCCATGGCTTCGCCACGCTGGAGATGAAGCAGGGCTTCCGCATGGAGCTGGAGCGGGACGAGAGCTTGAAGCGGATGCTTCATACGTATGTGCGGGGGCTGGAAGCAGCGGGCCCGGGGACGAAGTGA